The following are encoded in a window of Armatimonadota bacterium genomic DNA:
- a CDS encoding sigma-70 family RNA polymerase sigma factor — MSSIPTAIQTKNDLALEELQWIERCRRGDDIAMTAIIAKHRMRLVRVASNVLRDSHEAEDVAQEAFLKAFREIHKLRDDRAFSGYIYKICVRLCMDRLRSKRAEPAFVDKPMASKGPQVETRVVVESLLEQLSADLKMTLVLREMEQLSYEEVASVMHVPVGTVRSRLHTARERFRVLWIAATEEA, encoded by the coding sequence ATGTCCAGCATTCCCACGGCCATCCAGACCAAGAACGATCTGGCTCTTGAAGAGTTACAGTGGATCGAGCGCTGCCGGCGCGGAGACGACATCGCTATGACGGCGATCATCGCCAAGCACCGGATGCGACTGGTTCGAGTGGCTTCCAACGTTCTGCGGGACTCACACGAGGCTGAGGACGTCGCGCAGGAGGCGTTCCTGAAGGCGTTTCGCGAGATTCACAAGCTCCGAGACGACCGAGCGTTCTCCGGCTACATCTACAAGATTTGCGTGCGGCTTTGCATGGATCGTCTGCGGAGCAAACGGGCCGAGCCGGCATTCGTCGATAAACCGATGGCCTCGAAAGGGCCCCAGGTCGAGACCCGGGTCGTCGTCGAAAGCCTGCTCGAACAGCTGTCGGCAGACCTGAAGATGACGCTGGTACTTCGCGAGATGGAGCAGTTGAGCTATGAAGAGGTCGCGTCGGTGATGCATGTGCCGGTCGGCACAGTTCGCTCACGATTGCACACGGCGCGCGAGCGATTCCGCGTACTTTGGATCGCCGCTACGGAAGAGGCTTAA
- a CDS encoding TrkA family potassium uptake protein: protein MNVVILGCGRTGARLALELSSKGHGVTLIERNPDSLRRLGKTDGFNIVIGNGLDIDVIERAKVAEADAFFAVTRGDNTNIMAAQIVQRMNKTAKVCVKVADPERAKAYRDMGMFCINASSLLAGLCRDWLLNEPYETIDKYNVLSKELEI from the coding sequence ATGAACGTTGTCATTCTTGGTTGTGGCAGGACAGGCGCCAGGCTCGCTCTGGAGCTGTCGTCGAAGGGGCACGGCGTCACGCTAATCGAGCGAAATCCAGATTCTCTACGCCGTCTCGGCAAGACCGACGGCTTCAACATCGTCATCGGCAACGGCCTCGACATCGATGTGATCGAGCGGGCCAAGGTAGCCGAGGCCGACGCGTTCTTTGCGGTGACCAGAGGCGACAACACGAACATCATGGCTGCGCAAATCGTGCAACGCATGAACAAAACTGCAAAGGTGTGCGTCAAGGTCGCCGACCCCGAGCGTGCTAAGGCGTACCGCGACATGGGCATGTTCTGCATCAATGCCAGCTCGCTGCTGGCGGGCCTTTGCCGGGACTGGCTACTGAACGAACCGTACGAAACGATCGACAAGTACAACGTCCTTTCCAAGGAGCTGGAGATTTAG
- a CDS encoding PD40 domain-containing protein produces the protein MRQVAWISGLLVIALTATGCGDGGEGSNSGDVGGGNSTDGGGGSAALPGKIAFTSDRDGNFEVYVMNADGTNKVRLTNDPATDWQPAFSPDGSKIAFVSERDGTEEVYVMNADGTDQVRLTHNTVRNGYPTYSLDGSKIAFLSTRDGNFEVYLMNADGTNPVNLTNNAAFDYDPSSSLDGSKIAFTSYRDGNREVYVMNADGTDQVNFTNNAATDGDPAFSPDGTKIAFISDRDGDDWEIYVMNVDGTNKVRLTNNAVDDSGPSFSPDGSKIAFGSHRDGNGDVYVMNADGTNQVRLTINAAIDYQPSFSPDRSKIKLDK, from the coding sequence ATGAGGCAAGTGGCGTGGATATCCGGACTGCTCGTGATCGCCCTGACCGCCACCGGATGCGGCGACGGCGGCGAGGGCAGCAACAGCGGTGATGTCGGGGGCGGCAACAGCACTGACGGCGGGGGCGGTTCCGCCGCGCTGCCCGGGAAGATCGCCTTCACATCGGATCGCGACGGCAACTTCGAGGTCTACGTGATGAACGCCGACGGCACGAACAAGGTGAGACTCACGAACGACCCCGCGACCGACTGGCAGCCCGCGTTCAGCCCGGACGGGTCGAAGATCGCCTTCGTCTCGGAGCGCGACGGCACCGAAGAGGTCTACGTGATGAACGCAGACGGAACGGACCAGGTGAGGCTCACGCACAACACGGTGCGCAACGGCTATCCCACGTACAGCCTGGACGGGTCGAAAATCGCCTTCCTCTCGACCCGCGACGGCAATTTCGAGGTCTACCTGATGAACGCCGACGGCACGAATCCGGTGAACCTGACGAACAACGCGGCGTTCGACTACGATCCCTCGTCCAGCCTGGACGGGTCGAAGATCGCCTTCACCTCGTACCGCGACGGCAACAGGGAGGTCTACGTGATGAATGCCGACGGCACGGACCAGGTGAACTTCACAAACAACGCGGCGACCGACGGCGATCCAGCGTTCAGCCCGGACGGGACGAAAATCGCCTTCATCTCGGACCGCGACGGCGACGACTGGGAGATCTACGTGATGAACGTCGACGGCACGAATAAGGTGAGGCTCACGAACAACGCGGTGGACGACTCCGGCCCCTCGTTCAGCCCGGATGGGTCCAAGATCGCCTTCGGCTCGCATCGCGATGGCAACGGCGACGTTTACGTGATGAACGCCGACGGCACGAATCAGGTGAGGCTCACGATCAACGCGGCGATCGACTACCAGCCCTCGTTCAGCCCGGACAGGTCGAAGATCAAACTGGACAAATAG
- a CDS encoding glycogen debranching enzyme N-terminal domain-containing protein: MRYTLDSKECRDFSVSSRREWLLANGISGYAASTVSGANTRRFHGHLIAATGPSEGAMLLLSQIEAYAEVGATSYGVSTNQYAGKVHPQGYTRLASFSVSEFAEWTFSVGRQTLRKRLGVHVAQNACTVEYTNLGDVMMKLSLRPLVAHKSAHRVFSAQDSYPENLAYEQDRTVVEHGGVALHLHHDGADRIATFGWYYRFEFPRETERGMQSMDDLFCPCELQYRLEPGESAVIVAATEQGAQRYRFVETAPQTPVLVDTLIEAARKFVVTIDGKTMVLAGYPAEGATGRDSMLALPGLGLAMAPEQSREILRRHAQHRKDGVVAMTLDEDYASADATLWFINAVYDSLKRDWEADFASEAFEWVADSLGHQIEGSINRVRLDDEDGLLQLEYTDVPLTWMNVVIEDSAVTPRHGKPIEVNALWANALRCAEWIGEKLGQNTARFSELALLAEDSLKSKFWRESLGHYLDTIEPDDASFRPNQVIAMGLPFSCLSGEQARRALDLVRKKLLTPYGLRTLAPDDSRYQGTYLAPFYEPVSALHQGSVWPFLIGFYISAVLRVSGDGQHAATTLDRLADQMESYGMGGIAQLYDGDDPHGEAGLPWYAWSVSEALRACYELRAFTNGKNGG; the protein is encoded by the coding sequence ATGCGGTATACCCTCGACTCCAAAGAGTGCAGGGACTTCTCGGTCTCATCTCGCCGGGAGTGGCTGCTGGCAAACGGTATCAGTGGATACGCGGCAAGCACCGTCAGCGGTGCGAATACGCGCAGGTTCCACGGACACCTCATCGCCGCAACGGGCCCGAGCGAGGGGGCCATGCTGCTGCTCAGCCAGATCGAGGCGTACGCCGAGGTCGGGGCGACGTCGTACGGCGTTTCGACCAACCAATACGCCGGAAAGGTGCATCCGCAAGGCTACACGCGCCTCGCGTCGTTCTCCGTTTCAGAGTTCGCGGAGTGGACGTTCTCGGTCGGGCGTCAAACCTTGCGCAAGAGACTGGGAGTGCACGTCGCACAGAACGCCTGCACAGTCGAGTACACAAATCTCGGTGACGTCATGATGAAGCTCTCACTGAGGCCGCTGGTCGCGCACAAGTCGGCGCACCGGGTCTTCTCCGCGCAGGATTCGTATCCCGAAAACCTTGCCTATGAGCAAGACAGGACCGTGGTCGAGCACGGGGGCGTCGCGCTGCATCTGCACCACGACGGCGCGGACCGCATCGCAACGTTCGGCTGGTACTACCGCTTCGAGTTTCCACGAGAGACGGAGCGCGGCATGCAGTCGATGGACGATCTGTTCTGCCCTTGCGAGCTTCAGTACCGGCTGGAGCCTGGAGAGTCTGCAGTGATAGTGGCGGCCACGGAGCAGGGCGCCCAGCGGTACCGGTTTGTCGAGACGGCTCCACAGACGCCCGTGCTCGTCGATACGCTCATAGAGGCTGCTCGAAAGTTCGTCGTGACCATTGACGGGAAGACGATGGTGCTGGCCGGCTATCCGGCCGAAGGCGCAACAGGCCGCGATTCTATGCTGGCTCTGCCGGGGCTGGGATTGGCCATGGCGCCCGAACAGTCCAGGGAGATCCTGCGCAGGCACGCCCAACACAGAAAGGACGGGGTCGTCGCCATGACGCTCGACGAGGACTACGCATCTGCCGACGCGACGCTCTGGTTCATCAACGCCGTGTACGATTCGCTGAAGCGCGATTGGGAGGCGGACTTCGCGAGCGAGGCGTTCGAGTGGGTCGCCGACAGCCTGGGTCACCAAATCGAGGGCTCGATCAATCGCGTGCGCCTTGACGACGAAGACGGTCTGCTGCAGCTCGAATACACCGACGTACCGCTGACGTGGATGAACGTCGTCATCGAGGACAGCGCGGTAACCCCTCGGCACGGCAAACCGATCGAGGTGAACGCGCTGTGGGCGAACGCGCTGCGCTGTGCGGAGTGGATCGGCGAGAAGCTCGGCCAGAACACAGCACGGTTCTCTGAGCTTGCGCTATTAGCAGAGGATTCGCTGAAGTCCAAGTTCTGGCGCGAGTCGTTGGGGCACTATCTGGACACGATCGAGCCGGACGATGCGTCGTTCCGTCCCAACCAGGTCATCGCCATGGGGCTGCCGTTCTCATGCCTGTCCGGCGAGCAGGCCCGGCGGGCTCTCGATCTGGTTCGGAAGAAGCTGCTGACGCCGTACGGCCTTCGGACGCTCGCACCGGATGACAGTCGGTACCAGGGAACGTACCTTGCACCTTTTTACGAACCTGTCAGCGCGCTGCACCAAGGCTCGGTGTGGCCTTTCCTGATCGGATTCTACATTTCGGCTGTGCTGCGCGTCTCCGGCGACGGGCAGCACGCCGCGACGACCCTGGATCGTCTTGCGGATCAGATGGAGAGCTACGGCATGGGAGGGATCGCCCAACTGTACGACGGTGACGACCCCCACGGCGAAGCCGGGCTTCCGTGGTACGCGTGGTCGGTGTCTGAGGCGCTGCGGGCGTGCTACGAGCTGCGGGCATTTACAAATGGCAAGAACGGGGGCTAG
- a CDS encoding DNA polymerase III subunit alpha — translation MSQSFVHLHNHTEYSLLDGATRITDMVRRAKEMDMSALAITDHGVMFGAMEFYFECRKQGIKPIIGMEAYVAPSGIEVKAGNEKGSTFHLLLLAKNDQGYKNLCKLHSIAALEGFYYKPRVDHELLRKYCKGLISSSTCLGSEINQYLLAGEYDKAQYTAGMYKEMFDEGSYFIELQDHGLAEQKQVNEQLIKIAGDLNLPLVATNDAHYLCKGDAESHDVLLCIGTGSLLEQKDRLKFETNEFYVKSQDEMARIFPDQPEAIENSAQFAELCDLEIETGTTHMPQPDLPEGEDCGSYLRTLAEKGLTDRLEGATDEHWERLKYELDVIRQTGFESYFLLVREFTNFSRSQGIMTGARGSVAGSLVSFSIGITDIDPIEYNVTFERFLNPERLSMPDIDLDFEDERRDEIIAWVTEKYGRDRVAQIVTFGTLGPKAAIRDAGRVMGIVPQDVDRICKKIPTGPGWSIDRALRDVSEFRDIYERDRTMRKLVDTAKNVEGLSRHCGVHAAGVVISADPLSDHIPLYRSGDGMPITAYKMGVLEQIGLLKMDFLGLSNLTVLARAEKNIRKSFAAASEAEKEKHPILSGGVPAIPLDDEKTYALLERGETVGVFQLESSGMRRYIMSLKPQNVRELAAMVALYRPGPVEHIPRFIDNKFGRRTPEFLDDRMKPILEETYGVIVYQDQVMLLVQALAGFSLGKADVLRRAMGKKKRAIMSQMKGEYLEGCAANGVDEKVAERVWVLLEPFAGYAFNKAHAVCYAIIAYQTAYLKANYPYEYMAALLAVYRTKEDRVTKFIEECRRQKIPVQPPSVNRSSADFTVEGVDAKRAIRFGLGAIKNVGDGLVEAIIAQREDEPYHHLFDFCERVREHGLNRLALDSLIKAGTMDEIEPNRNVLLANAEAALVFADRSIREHRIGQDSLFGDDDSGSASGYPALPDEQKPDRRDMLAWEKEVLGVYVSDHPLRGYERVLAARGTHRCSDVEEVADGQRVELAGVIASVRRFVTKKGDKMANIVIEDLGGQAGCVVFAQTLAKYDQDVEKDRVVAVKGVVQHRQRMGTGEVSIEVRVESIEPLDAGCEDLTPDPSVAGTVFVRVLGATREELESLKQIVASTSGNHEVVLLFGQRDPTPLVLLHRVDPTKEFISAVRRAIAECTIEVVDNGFFDGGRSDSAELVGGAVR, via the coding sequence ATGAGTCAGTCGTTCGTCCATCTGCACAACCACACGGAGTACAGCCTCCTGGACGGCGCTACCCGGATCACCGATATGGTTCGGCGCGCCAAGGAGATGGACATGTCGGCGCTGGCGATCACCGACCACGGCGTGATGTTCGGCGCGATGGAGTTCTACTTCGAGTGCCGCAAGCAGGGGATCAAGCCGATCATCGGCATGGAGGCGTACGTCGCGCCCAGCGGGATCGAGGTCAAGGCCGGCAACGAGAAGGGCAGCACATTCCACCTGTTGCTGCTGGCCAAGAACGACCAGGGGTACAAGAACCTCTGCAAGCTGCACAGCATCGCGGCGCTTGAGGGGTTCTACTACAAGCCGAGAGTCGATCACGAGCTGCTTAGAAAGTACTGCAAGGGCCTGATCAGCTCCAGCACCTGCCTCGGCAGCGAGATCAACCAGTACCTGCTCGCCGGTGAATACGACAAGGCCCAGTACACGGCTGGCATGTACAAGGAGATGTTCGATGAGGGCAGCTACTTCATTGAGCTGCAGGATCACGGTCTGGCCGAGCAGAAGCAGGTCAACGAACAGCTCATCAAGATCGCGGGCGACCTCAATCTGCCGCTTGTGGCGACGAACGACGCACACTACCTTTGCAAAGGCGACGCCGAGTCGCACGACGTGCTGCTGTGCATCGGGACAGGCTCTCTGCTCGAACAGAAAGACCGGCTCAAGTTCGAGACCAACGAGTTCTACGTTAAATCGCAGGACGAGATGGCGCGGATTTTTCCGGACCAGCCGGAGGCGATCGAGAATTCCGCGCAGTTCGCAGAGCTGTGCGACCTGGAGATCGAAACGGGGACGACGCACATGCCGCAGCCGGACTTGCCCGAGGGCGAAGATTGCGGAAGCTACCTTCGAACGCTGGCGGAGAAAGGGCTGACCGATCGCCTGGAGGGCGCGACCGACGAACACTGGGAGCGGTTGAAGTACGAGCTTGACGTCATCCGCCAGACCGGTTTCGAGTCGTACTTCCTGCTGGTGCGCGAGTTCACGAACTTCAGCCGCAGCCAGGGAATCATGACCGGGGCCAGGGGCTCGGTCGCCGGATCGCTCGTGTCGTTCTCGATCGGGATCACCGACATCGACCCGATCGAGTACAACGTGACGTTCGAGCGGTTCTTGAACCCCGAGCGGCTCTCGATGCCGGACATCGACCTCGACTTCGAGGACGAGCGGCGCGACGAGATCATCGCCTGGGTGACGGAGAAGTACGGCCGAGACCGTGTGGCCCAGATCGTGACGTTCGGGACGCTCGGCCCCAAGGCCGCAATCCGCGATGCAGGCAGGGTCATGGGGATTGTGCCGCAGGATGTAGATCGAATCTGCAAGAAGATTCCGACGGGACCAGGCTGGAGCATCGACAGGGCCTTGAGAGACGTGTCGGAGTTTCGGGATATTTACGAAAGGGATCGGACGATGCGGAAGCTCGTCGATACCGCCAAGAACGTCGAAGGGCTGTCCCGGCACTGCGGCGTTCACGCGGCTGGCGTCGTCATCTCGGCCGACCCTCTGAGCGACCACATCCCGCTCTACCGCTCGGGCGACGGCATGCCGATCACGGCGTACAAAATGGGCGTGCTCGAGCAGATCGGCCTGCTCAAGATGGACTTCCTAGGCCTGTCGAACCTCACGGTCTTGGCACGCGCTGAAAAGAACATCCGCAAATCTTTTGCCGCGGCCTCAGAAGCAGAAAAGGAGAAACATCCGATCTTGTCAGGCGGCGTTCCGGCCATACCGCTCGACGACGAGAAGACGTATGCGCTGCTGGAGCGTGGCGAGACGGTCGGCGTGTTCCAACTGGAATCGAGCGGCATGCGGCGGTACATCATGAGCCTCAAACCGCAGAACGTGCGCGAGCTTGCGGCGATGGTCGCGCTGTACCGGCCTGGCCCGGTCGAGCACATTCCGCGCTTTATCGACAACAAGTTTGGGCGCAGGACCCCCGAGTTTCTCGACGACAGGATGAAACCGATTCTGGAGGAGACGTACGGCGTGATCGTCTACCAAGATCAGGTGATGCTGCTCGTCCAGGCGCTCGCGGGTTTCAGCCTCGGAAAGGCAGACGTACTCCGCCGGGCGATGGGCAAGAAGAAGCGGGCCATTATGAGTCAGATGAAGGGCGAGTACCTGGAGGGGTGCGCCGCGAACGGAGTCGACGAGAAAGTGGCCGAGCGCGTCTGGGTTTTGCTCGAGCCTTTCGCCGGATACGCGTTCAACAAGGCGCACGCGGTCTGCTACGCGATCATCGCCTATCAGACCGCGTACTTAAAGGCCAACTACCCCTACGAATACATGGCCGCCCTTCTCGCGGTTTACAGGACGAAGGAGGATCGGGTCACCAAGTTCATCGAAGAGTGCCGACGGCAGAAGATTCCGGTGCAGCCGCCGTCCGTCAACCGTTCTAGCGCAGACTTCACGGTCGAAGGCGTCGATGCCAAGCGGGCGATCAGGTTCGGCCTTGGCGCGATCAAGAACGTTGGAGACGGCTTGGTCGAGGCGATCATCGCGCAGCGAGAAGATGAGCCGTATCACCACCTGTTCGACTTTTGCGAACGCGTGCGCGAACACGGACTGAACCGCTTGGCGCTCGATTCGCTCATCAAGGCGGGGACGATGGATGAGATCGAGCCGAACCGCAACGTTTTGCTCGCGAACGCGGAAGCAGCGCTCGTCTTCGCCGACCGGTCCATCCGCGAACATCGGATTGGGCAGGACTCGCTGTTCGGGGATGACGACTCGGGCTCAGCCAGCGGATACCCGGCGCTTCCGGACGAGCAGAAGCCCGATCGACGCGACATGCTCGCCTGGGAAAAGGAGGTTCTCGGCGTGTACGTTTCCGACCACCCGCTGCGGGGGTATGAGAGGGTGCTGGCTGCCAGGGGCACGCACCGCTGCAGCGACGTCGAAGAGGTTGCCGACGGCCAGCGCGTTGAACTCGCCGGAGTGATCGCGAGCGTCCGAAGATTCGTCACGAAGAAAGGCGACAAGATGGCGAACATCGTGATCGAGGATTTGGGCGGCCAGGCGGGCTGCGTCGTGTTCGCGCAAACGCTTGCGAAGTACGACCAAGATGTCGAGAAGGATCGCGTCGTCGCTGTCAAAGGCGTTGTTCAGCACCGTCAGCGCATGGGCACGGGCGAGGTGTCGATCGAGGTCCGCGTCGAGAGCATCGAGCCGTTGGACGCTGGCTGCGAAGACTTGACGCCGGACCCGAGCGTCGCCGGAACCGTTTTCGTGCGCGTGCTCGGTGCGACTCGCGAGGAGCTGGAGTCGCTCAAACAGATCGTTGCGAGCACTTCCGGCAATCACGAAGTCGTGTTGCTGTTCGGGCAGCGCGACCCCACTCCGTTGGTCTTGCTGCACCGCGTCGATCCGACGAAGGAGTTCATATCCGCAGTGCGCCGGGCCATCGCCGAGTGCACCATTGAGGTCGTCGACAACGGTTTTTTTGACGGAGGAAGGTCCGACTCGGCGGAACTGGTCGGCGGGGCGGTTCGTTAA
- a CDS encoding NAD-binding protein, with the protein MYMILVGGGNVGIQLAKRLIDRGNEVLLIEKDPVTAQKLANLLGDEYVMQGDGCEMYTQRKAGFNRADVVAAVTGEDEDNFVICQLSKELWHVDRVLARVNDPRHEDIFKEVGIDDTVSATGIIYNLLVQQMSTDDLIPIGSLDRGNAEIVESVLSSRSTLIGKDVGGLELPEGAFIAFIVRDDVCLQPSSEMTLQTDDMLVALVPIEQADELRDALCAKV; encoded by the coding sequence ATGTACATGATCCTCGTTGGCGGTGGAAACGTCGGCATCCAGTTGGCAAAGAGGCTCATCGATCGCGGAAACGAAGTTCTGCTCATCGAAAAGGACCCGGTAACGGCGCAAAAGCTTGCGAATCTGCTCGGCGACGAGTACGTCATGCAAGGTGACGGATGCGAGATGTACACGCAGCGAAAGGCCGGATTCAACCGGGCAGACGTGGTCGCCGCCGTGACGGGGGAGGACGAGGACAACTTTGTCATTTGCCAGCTTAGCAAGGAGCTTTGGCACGTCGACCGAGTTCTCGCCCGCGTCAACGATCCGCGGCACGAGGACATCTTCAAAGAGGTCGGAATCGACGACACGGTCAGCGCGACGGGGATCATCTACAATCTCTTGGTCCAGCAGATGTCGACCGACGATCTCATTCCGATTGGATCTTTGGACCGGGGCAACGCTGAGATCGTCGAGAGCGTGCTTTCATCGAGGTCAACGCTTATCGGGAAGGATGTGGGAGGCTTGGAACTGCCAGAAGGCGCGTTCATCGCGTTCATCGTCCGCGACGACGTGTGCCTTCAACCCAGTTCAGAGATGACGCTGCAAACCGACGACATGCTGGTTGCGCTCGTGCCGATTGAGCAAGCTGACGAGTTGCGCGACGCGCTCTGCGCGAAGGTCTAG
- a CDS encoding HD domain-containing protein, whose amino-acid sequence MSATISDEMADLGDRRKALLEELGENPSGIEWCHRHTTLADDAIKSLFGHMMIEFNNLPPIAVIATGGFGRRELAPYSDVDLTVVPDHGPNSRLDDAIKWLFRQLHDSFAGDMKLKVGYALRYVSDAPGLDATTLSGLIDGRLVVGSQQNFDGLIDAIWESFPVAEFIIAKMKEREQQTLRTNDTPYAAQPHLKLGSGGLRCFNTANWIRASLGEEMIEPSVEYKAILEVRNLLHVAAGKQFDQLTYEKRQSIADVYRKDPFELGSEVAQSLIQVRARYERTLTHLQDAEFPISKGVNAVKGTVCVDRGTGFGAAAQGIALGTQLSLAVSEAKPDLQADASPGQLLVAVIAGEPTLRNLDRAGVLEFLLPELTACRTLMPRDMAHEFGVFEHTLRVIRNLDSIPEHGFLGELKSQLRDLGALYLAALLHDVGKVDPTQKHSDYGAELAEAVCTRWGLYDSTRETVCWLVKNHLLLDRTIRMRDVQHPDTAREFAEAVKTPERLAMLAILTWADASAVSDHAWSQTQDAFLAELYDRTLEHLLSPQDRSSDPSDYRRRILSRHSGKGVSSEELEEFVNSMPAHYVLSTEPEIVKSHVALAEQARGGEVIVLLRDFVDMAATEITVCCSDAPRLLTKILGVLYALDLSIIGIRASTSEGAKPVAIDTITASFGRRPIPRATAQRVTTVLTNVLKGQESVDSILRDAGKSPERKQNVLEYNFVPGVPSIIEIRAPRGRGMAYRIARTLSERGWDILGARVGQWAGSGAAAFYVANPSGGQLTEQEVAEALSTQ is encoded by the coding sequence ATGAGCGCGACGATATCGGATGAGATGGCGGACCTGGGCGATCGACGAAAGGCGCTGCTAGAGGAGCTTGGCGAGAACCCGTCGGGAATCGAATGGTGCCATCGGCACACGACGTTGGCAGACGATGCCATCAAATCGCTGTTCGGTCACATGATGATCGAGTTCAACAACCTGCCTCCGATAGCCGTTATCGCAACTGGCGGGTTCGGGCGACGAGAGCTTGCGCCGTACAGCGACGTCGACCTCACCGTCGTGCCCGATCACGGGCCGAACTCGCGGCTTGATGACGCGATCAAGTGGCTGTTCCGCCAACTTCACGACTCGTTCGCGGGCGACATGAAATTGAAGGTTGGATACGCGCTGCGCTACGTCAGCGACGCACCGGGATTGGACGCAACGACTCTCAGCGGCCTGATCGATGGTCGCCTGGTGGTCGGTTCACAGCAGAACTTCGATGGGTTGATCGACGCGATCTGGGAGTCGTTTCCGGTCGCCGAGTTCATCATCGCGAAAATGAAGGAGCGCGAACAACAGACGCTCCGCACGAACGATACGCCGTACGCCGCACAACCGCACCTCAAGCTCGGATCTGGTGGTCTACGGTGTTTCAATACGGCCAACTGGATCAGAGCCTCATTGGGCGAAGAAATGATCGAGCCGTCCGTCGAGTACAAGGCGATCCTTGAGGTCAGGAACTTGCTGCACGTCGCCGCTGGCAAGCAGTTCGACCAACTGACGTACGAAAAACGACAGTCGATCGCGGACGTTTATCGGAAAGATCCGTTCGAGCTCGGCAGCGAGGTCGCGCAAAGCCTGATTCAGGTCAGAGCGCGCTATGAACGAACTCTGACCCATCTGCAGGATGCGGAGTTCCCGATCAGCAAAGGGGTCAACGCTGTCAAAGGGACGGTCTGCGTCGACAGAGGGACGGGATTCGGTGCGGCGGCGCAAGGGATCGCGCTCGGAACCCAGCTCTCGCTAGCCGTCTCAGAGGCGAAGCCAGACTTGCAGGCTGATGCAAGTCCCGGTCAGTTGCTCGTGGCTGTCATCGCCGGGGAGCCAACGCTGCGGAACCTGGACCGTGCCGGGGTTTTGGAGTTCTTACTCCCCGAGCTTACGGCTTGCCGAACGCTCATGCCGCGAGACATGGCGCACGAGTTCGGCGTGTTCGAGCACACTCTGCGCGTGATCCGCAACCTCGATTCAATACCGGAGCACGGATTCCTCGGTGAGCTTAAATCCCAGCTGCGCGACCTCGGGGCGCTATACTTGGCGGCGCTGCTGCACGACGTCGGCAAAGTCGACCCAACGCAAAAGCACTCGGATTATGGAGCGGAACTCGCCGAGGCAGTCTGCACTCGTTGGGGGCTGTACGACTCTACGCGCGAGACGGTCTGCTGGCTCGTGAAGAACCACCTCTTGCTGGATCGCACGATCAGGATGCGCGACGTCCAGCACCCCGACACCGCAAGAGAGTTTGCCGAAGCAGTCAAGACGCCGGAGAGGCTGGCGATGCTGGCGATCCTCACTTGGGCCGACGCGAGCGCCGTCAGCGATCACGCTTGGTCGCAAACGCAAGACGCGTTTCTGGCCGAGCTGTACGACCGTACGCTGGAACACTTGTTGAGCCCGCAGGATCGGTCTTCGGACCCTTCCGACTACCGCCGCCGGATCTTGTCGAGGCACTCGGGCAAAGGCGTCTCAAGCGAGGAGTTGGAGGAGTTTGTGAACTCAATGCCAGCGCACTACGTGCTCAGCACGGAGCCCGAGATCGTGAAGAGCCACGTCGCGCTTGCAGAGCAGGCTAGGGGTGGCGAGGTCATCGTTCTGTTGCGTGATTTCGTGGATATGGCCGCGACGGAGATCACCGTGTGCTGCTCCGACGCTCCAAGGCTCCTCACGAAAATCCTTGGCGTGCTCTACGCACTCGACCTGAGCATTATCGGAATCAGAGCCTCGACCTCGGAGGGAGCGAAGCCTGTCGCCATCGACACGATCACCGCGAGCTTCGGTCGTCGGCCTATTCCGAGAGCTACGGCCCAAAGGGTCACAACGGTGCTGACGAACGTTCTCAAGGGACAAGAGAGCGTCGACTCGATCTTGCGCGACGCCGGCAAATCCCCTGAACGCAAGCAGAACGTTCTTGAGTACAATTTCGTGCCTGGCGTACCGAGCATCATTGAAATCCGCGCGCCGCGAGGACGGGGCATGGCGTATCGAATAGCTCGAACGCTGTCCGAGCGCGGCTGGGACATCCTCGGCGCCCGAGTCGGGCAGTGGGCTGGGTCCGGTGCGGCCGCTTTTTACGTCGCAAATCCGTCGGGAGGGCAACTCACCGAGCAGGAGGTCGCAGAAGCACTATCCACGCAATAG